A genomic window from Algoriphagus sp. Y33 includes:
- a CDS encoding glycosyltransferase family 2 protein: MNDFLVSIVVPCYNEAENIAPLLTRIESCLHEYRYEVILVNDGSRDGTQLEIELAYSGNPSVRYISFSRNFGHQAALKAGIDHAKGDCIVTIDADLQKPPEAIPEMIDLWQKGNDIVTAVCKNEGQSSLFKRLSSTGYYSILSWLADHEVVPNGADFRLFDRKVADIIREIQTQNLYLRGIFSWIGYKQAVTYYREEKRILGETKYGIWKMINLASNGITSFSVKPLRFALSVGLFFAGLAFGYGVYAITIVFLGLTVPGWASLVASIVFLSGIQLMVLGVIGEYIGKMYMELKQRPIYLIAKTNITLPSDSQRKGSYSLNPEERRPIIT; encoded by the coding sequence ATGAATGACTTTTTAGTATCCATCGTGGTTCCCTGCTATAACGAGGCTGAAAATATCGCCCCATTACTAACACGTATAGAGTCTTGTCTACATGAGTATCGCTATGAAGTGATCTTGGTCAATGACGGTAGTAGGGATGGAACCCAGCTGGAGATCGAACTGGCCTATTCCGGTAATCCATCTGTCCGATATATCAGCTTTTCTAGAAACTTCGGCCATCAGGCGGCTCTCAAAGCTGGGATAGACCATGCAAAAGGAGACTGTATCGTCACCATAGACGCCGATCTTCAAAAACCGCCTGAAGCGATTCCCGAAATGATAGACCTTTGGCAAAAAGGAAATGACATCGTCACGGCAGTCTGCAAAAATGAAGGACAGTCTTCCCTCTTTAAAAGACTGTCTTCTACAGGGTATTACAGCATTTTATCCTGGTTGGCAGATCATGAAGTCGTACCAAATGGTGCAGATTTTCGACTTTTTGACAGAAAAGTGGCCGATATTATAAGAGAAATCCAAACCCAAAACCTGTACCTCAGAGGAATATTCTCTTGGATAGGATACAAACAGGCTGTCACCTACTACCGGGAGGAAAAAAGAATCTTGGGGGAAACAAAGTACGGGATCTGGAAAATGATCAATCTGGCCAGCAATGGGATCACCTCATTCAGCGTCAAACCCTTACGGTTTGCATTGTCAGTCGGGTTGTTTTTTGCAGGACTGGCTTTCGGCTATGGTGTATATGCGATTACCATCGTATTCTTGGGACTTACTGTGCCAGGCTGGGCATCCTTGGTAGCTAGTATTGTATTCCTGTCCGGAATACAGCTAATGGTACTGGGAGTCATAGGGGAATACATCGGCAAAATGTATATGGAGCTCAAGCAAAGACCCATTTACCTCATTGCAAAAACCAACATCACTCTTCCTTCTGATTCCCAGAGGAAAGGAAGCTATTCTTTGAACCCAGAAGAAAGGAGGCCGATCATTACTTGA
- a CDS encoding phenylalanine 4-monooxygenase → MNSKQKNWVFTDPRLQKLRQEYELYTEEDFKVWKILFERQMPNLPKAASKAYLEGVEQVKFTADKIANFEELNQILAKSTGWEVQVVPGLIDDDLFFGLLNNRRFPSSTWLRTMEQLDYLEEPDMFHDAFAHMPLLTNQPYVDFLENLSGIALKHIDNAWAIQLLSRIYWFTIEFGLIKEEGELKIYGAGILSSAGETKFSLSNEPAHLAYDVRRILNQEYRKDRFQDKYFVIESYEQLYESLPEIERVLEEMLVESRDK, encoded by the coding sequence ATGAATTCAAAACAAAAAAACTGGGTCTTTACGGATCCAAGACTCCAAAAGCTCAGGCAGGAGTATGAATTGTACACGGAGGAGGATTTTAAAGTCTGGAAGATTCTCTTCGAACGTCAAATGCCAAATCTGCCAAAAGCTGCTTCCAAAGCTTACCTTGAAGGAGTGGAGCAGGTGAAATTTACGGCGGATAAAATCGCCAACTTTGAAGAGCTGAATCAGATTCTGGCGAAAAGCACAGGCTGGGAAGTGCAGGTGGTGCCGGGGTTGATTGACGATGATTTGTTCTTTGGGTTGTTGAATAACAGAAGGTTTCCGTCTTCGACCTGGTTGCGTACGATGGAGCAGCTGGATTATCTGGAGGAACCTGATATGTTTCATGATGCTTTTGCACATATGCCGCTGCTTACAAATCAGCCCTATGTGGACTTTCTGGAAAATCTCTCGGGAATAGCCTTAAAGCATATAGATAATGCTTGGGCGATACAGTTGTTGAGTAGGATTTATTGGTTTACGATTGAATTTGGATTGATAAAAGAGGAGGGGGAGTTAAAAATATACGGTGCAGGCATCCTAAGTTCGGCAGGAGAGACTAAATTCAGCCTTTCAAATGAACCTGCCCATCTTGCTTACGATGTGCGAAGGATTTTGAATCAGGAATACCGGAAGGATCGCTTTCAGGATAAGTACTTTGTGATCGAGAGTTATGAGCAACTTTATGAATCGCTTCCGGAGATCGAGAGAGTGCTGGAGGAGATGCTTGTAGAGAGTAGAGATAAATAA
- the hisH gene encoding imidazole glycerol phosphate synthase subunit HisH: MKIAVIKYNSGNVQSVLYALERLGVEAELTDDPDKIRAADKVIFPGQGEASSAMRYLKERKLDQLISEIKQPFLGVCLGLQLLCEHSEENDTECLGIFPVKVKRFVPENSQEFKVPHVGWNELENLANNPLLKDLPAEPFVYYVHSFYAELSGLTIAQTHYIHDFSAMLHRDNYYAIQAHPEKSGLVGEKLLENFLSLK, encoded by the coding sequence ATGAAAATAGCAGTAATAAAATATAATTCGGGCAATGTGCAGTCGGTACTCTATGCACTGGAGCGGTTGGGTGTAGAAGCTGAACTGACGGATGATCCCGATAAAATCCGGGCTGCCGATAAAGTGATCTTTCCAGGTCAGGGAGAGGCAAGTTCTGCCATGAGATACCTAAAGGAGCGAAAGCTTGACCAATTGATTTCTGAAATCAAGCAACCGTTTTTGGGGGTTTGTTTGGGCTTGCAACTACTGTGTGAGCATTCAGAGGAAAATGATACTGAATGTTTGGGGATTTTTCCTGTGAAAGTAAAACGCTTTGTGCCGGAAAATTCCCAGGAATTTAAAGTTCCGCATGTGGGTTGGAATGAGCTGGAGAACTTGGCAAATAATCCACTCTTGAAAGATCTTCCCGCTGAACCATTTGTGTACTATGTGCATAGCTTCTATGCCGAGTTGAGCGGGTTGACTATTGCCCAGACACACTACATCCATGATTTCTCAGCCATGCTTCATCGGGATAATTACTATGCCATACAGGCTCACCCGGAGAAAAGCGGGTTGGTCGGCGAGAAGTTATTGGAGAATTTTCTTTCTCTTAAATAA
- the hisA gene encoding 1-(5-phosphoribosyl)-5-[(5-phosphoribosylamino)methylideneamino]imidazole-4-carboxamide isomerase produces the protein MEIIPAIDLIGGKCVRLSQGDYSSKKEYHDDPLEMAKRFEGVGIRRLHLVDLDGAKAKKIVNAEVLQRISAGTSLQVDFGGGIQADEEIEKAFTLGAKQVTGGSIAVKNAALFEAWIAKYGSDKIILGADAKNKKIAVGGWEETTTVDLIPFIKDYVAKGISYVICTDVAKDGLLQGPSVDLYKEILEEIPGVKLIASGGVSSVKDLEELEKIGVYGTIVGKAYYEGRVTLEELASFVH, from the coding sequence ATGGAAATTATCCCAGCCATCGACCTCATCGGAGGCAAATGCGTCCGACTAAGTCAGGGCGATTACAGCAGTAAAAAAGAATACCATGACGATCCATTGGAAATGGCCAAACGCTTTGAAGGAGTGGGTATCCGTCGTCTACATTTAGTGGATCTCGACGGTGCCAAAGCCAAAAAGATTGTGAATGCGGAAGTTTTGCAGCGGATCAGTGCGGGCACAAGTTTGCAGGTTGATTTTGGTGGAGGTATTCAAGCAGATGAAGAAATTGAGAAAGCCTTTACTTTGGGAGCCAAGCAAGTGACAGGAGGAAGTATTGCGGTAAAGAATGCCGCGCTTTTTGAAGCATGGATAGCTAAATACGGTTCTGATAAAATTATCCTTGGAGCGGATGCCAAGAATAAAAAAATTGCTGTGGGAGGGTGGGAAGAGACTACCACGGTCGATTTAATTCCTTTTATCAAAGACTATGTAGCCAAAGGCATCAGCTATGTGATCTGTACCGATGTGGCAAAAGACGGGTTACTTCAAGGACCGTCCGTTGACTTATACAAGGAGATTTTGGAAGAAATTCCGGGTGTTAAATTGATTGCCAGCGGAGGGGTTTCCTCGGTCAAAGATTTGGAAGAATTGGAGAAAATCGGTGTGTATGGGACGATAGTAGGGAAAGCGTATTATGAGGGAAGAGTGACGCTGGAGGAACTTGCTTCATTCGTCCATTGA
- the hisF gene encoding imidazole glycerol phosphate synthase subunit HisF, which translates to MLTKRIIPCLDIKEGRTVKGVNFVELRDAGDPVELAKIYSDEGADELVFLDITATVDKRKTLAELVTKVAKAINIPFTVGGGISTVEDVKVLLNAGADKISINSAAVHDPQIINEMAAEFGSQCIVVAIDTRNVDGIDFVHTHGGRKATLLKTQAWAQEVCDRGAGEILLTSMDHDGTKAGFSNELLAEISSALSIPVIASGGAGTMAHFKDVFTFGKADAALAASIFHFKEISIPELKGYLGSERISIRK; encoded by the coding sequence ATGCTTACTAAACGAATTATTCCCTGTCTGGATATAAAAGAAGGCCGTACTGTCAAAGGTGTAAACTTTGTCGAACTTCGGGATGCCGGGGATCCGGTGGAGCTTGCAAAAATCTACTCCGACGAAGGAGCTGACGAGTTGGTGTTTTTGGATATTACGGCTACGGTGGATAAGCGAAAGACATTGGCTGAACTCGTAACCAAAGTCGCTAAGGCCATCAATATCCCTTTCACCGTAGGCGGAGGAATTTCCACTGTCGAGGATGTAAAAGTTCTGTTGAATGCCGGTGCGGATAAAATTTCTATCAATTCTGCTGCTGTTCATGATCCGCAGATCATCAATGAAATGGCAGCTGAATTTGGCTCCCAATGTATCGTGGTCGCCATTGACACCAGAAATGTGGACGGAATTGACTTTGTACATACGCATGGTGGAAGAAAAGCAACTTTGCTGAAAACACAGGCTTGGGCTCAGGAAGTGTGTGACCGGGGGGCAGGAGAGATATTGCTGACTTCCATGGACCATGACGGCACCAAGGCAGGTTTTTCCAATGAGCTATTGGCTGAGATTTCATCAGCACTTTCCATTCCGGTGATTGCCTCAGGAGGGGCGGGCACGATGGCACATTTCAAAGATGTGTTTACCTTTGGCAAGGCTGATGCAGCACTGGCGGCAAGTATCTTTCATTTTAAAGAAATAAGTATTCCCGAATTGAAAGGATATTTGGGAAGTGAAAGGATAAGTATTAGAAAGTGA
- the hisIE gene encoding bifunctional phosphoribosyl-AMP cyclohydrolase/phosphoribosyl-ATP diphosphatase HisIE has protein sequence MNIDFKKMDGLVPAIVQDAVSGKVLMQGYMNEEAVAKTKESGMVTFYSRSKNRLWTKGETSGNFMELVSMASDCDGDAILVKANPRGPVCHTGADTCFEEDNTSKTGFIDQLRAIIKDRKNNPTDTSYTASLFAKGINKVAQKVGEEAVEIVIEAKDDNKELFMGEAADLLYHYLVLLEAKGYELDEVMDVLIERHNRK, from the coding sequence ATGAACATAGATTTTAAGAAGATGGATGGTTTGGTGCCGGCGATTGTGCAGGATGCGGTAAGCGGAAAGGTTCTGATGCAGGGCTATATGAACGAAGAAGCGGTGGCCAAAACCAAGGAATCCGGGATGGTGACTTTTTACAGCCGTAGTAAAAACAGGCTGTGGACCAAAGGTGAGACTTCGGGTAACTTTATGGAGTTGGTAAGCATGGCTTCGGACTGTGATGGCGATGCTATTTTGGTGAAAGCCAATCCCCGCGGTCCTGTATGTCATACGGGAGCAGACACTTGTTTTGAAGAGGATAATACATCCAAAACAGGTTTTATCGATCAGCTGCGGGCAATCATCAAGGACCGTAAAAACAATCCCACGGATACCTCTTATACTGCTTCACTTTTTGCCAAAGGCATCAATAAAGTAGCGCAAAAAGTAGGAGAGGAAGCAGTGGAGATCGTGATCGAAGCAAAGGATGACAACAAGGAGCTGTTTATGGGGGAAGCAGCGGACTTACTTTACCACTATTTAGTATTGCTGGAGGCAAAAGGTTATGAATTGGATGAAGTGATGGATGTGCTGATTGAGCGGCATAACCGTAAGTAG
- a CDS encoding S41 family peptidase — translation MNKSKWFFGLLIVFIWSCDPKDDVVPDPQSEQVRGAIFDSMEEWYYWNDELPASINTSEYSSNEELLDAIIYKPLDRFSYLTTKEEFDKAFVGKNAGHGFGFAFDATERLYLTFVFDESPAGLDGWQRGWEIIEINEKPISTYKNSSGGYDFQLGTSDPGITNSFTFKLPDGTTTTRINVKAEYQSNSVLHQEVIDLPGKKVGYWVYQSFKATAGQSPTKSLEVDESMSFFETAGIDALIIDLRYNGGGSVAVAEQINNYLIQASHSDNLMYTNKLNSLKTDRQKSVNFKKVGNLNLDNLIFITSRGSASASELVINSLNPYITITLIGDDTFGKPVGSFPLSSYNRTLRENNVELVPITFATANSEGKAEYFDGFPADFYVGDTPQFNWGDPADLRLASALNVIENGYVGGRILNSFYRPKWEMIDQFKGLKQEFPAF, via the coding sequence ATGAATAAGTCAAAATGGTTCTTCGGTTTATTGATAGTATTTATCTGGTCTTGCGATCCAAAGGATGATGTTGTTCCCGACCCACAATCGGAACAAGTTAGAGGTGCTATTTTTGATTCCATGGAAGAGTGGTACTACTGGAATGACGAGCTCCCTGCATCGATCAACACATCCGAGTACAGCAGCAATGAGGAATTGTTGGATGCTATTATTTACAAACCTCTGGACCGCTTCTCTTACCTTACTACAAAGGAAGAATTCGACAAAGCATTTGTAGGCAAAAATGCCGGTCACGGTTTCGGATTCGCCTTCGATGCCACGGAGAGACTTTATTTGACTTTTGTGTTTGATGAATCTCCGGCGGGATTAGATGGTTGGCAGAGAGGCTGGGAAATCATAGAAATCAACGAAAAACCTATTTCAACATACAAAAATTCATCCGGGGGGTACGACTTCCAACTGGGAACTTCAGATCCCGGGATTACAAATTCTTTTACCTTCAAACTACCGGACGGAACTACCACCACTAGGATCAACGTAAAGGCTGAATACCAGTCAAATTCGGTTTTGCATCAGGAAGTAATAGACCTTCCCGGAAAAAAAGTGGGCTATTGGGTATATCAAAGTTTCAAGGCCACTGCCGGTCAATCACCAACCAAAAGCCTAGAGGTGGATGAATCCATGTCGTTTTTCGAAACAGCCGGTATAGATGCTCTCATCATCGATCTACGGTACAATGGAGGAGGTTCTGTAGCTGTGGCAGAGCAAATCAACAATTATTTGATTCAAGCTTCCCACTCAGATAACCTGATGTATACAAATAAGCTAAATTCACTTAAAACAGACCGGCAGAAAAGTGTAAACTTCAAAAAGGTTGGGAATTTAAACCTTGATAACTTAATCTTCATCACTTCCCGCGGATCGGCTTCAGCATCTGAACTGGTAATCAATTCCCTAAATCCTTATATTACTATCACATTGATCGGTGACGATACCTTTGGCAAGCCAGTTGGCTCCTTTCCACTCTCCAGCTATAATAGAACACTCAGGGAAAATAATGTAGAGCTAGTACCTATTACTTTTGCTACTGCCAATTCCGAAGGAAAAGCGGAGTATTTCGATGGATTCCCCGCTGACTTTTATGTGGGCGATACGCCGCAGTTCAATTGGGGCGATCCGGCTGACCTGCGCTTGGCATCGGCACTGAATGTCATTGAAAACGGCTATGTGGGCGGAAGAATTTTAAATTCTTTCTACAGGCCCAAATGGGAAATGATAGATCAGTTCAAGGGGTTGAAGCAAGAGTTTCCTGCTTTCTAA
- a CDS encoding Dabb family protein, with translation MKSRRQFIKTIGVASATAVLPITSIAKEMAKQKMIHQVYFWLHDEANTQEFLTEAVPMLGRCKTVGKFIAGTPAATEDRDVVDHSFQVACTAFFDSLEDQLIYQSDPTHLEFIEKYSHMWKKVQVYDIAI, from the coding sequence ATGAAATCAAGAAGACAATTTATCAAAACCATCGGCGTAGCAAGTGCTACCGCTGTCTTACCTATAACCTCAATCGCTAAAGAAATGGCAAAACAAAAAATGATTCACCAAGTTTATTTTTGGCTTCATGATGAAGCAAATACCCAAGAATTCCTCACAGAAGCTGTCCCGATGCTGGGAAGATGCAAGACTGTAGGCAAATTCATCGCAGGCACTCCTGCCGCCACGGAAGACAGGGACGTAGTCGATCATAGCTTCCAAGTAGCCTGTACTGCGTTCTTTGATAGCTTAGAAGATCAATTGATTTATCAATCCGATCCTACCCATCTGGAGTTTATAGAAAAGTATTCCCATATGTGGAAAAAAGTCCAAGTGTACGATATTGCTATCTAA
- a CDS encoding aldo/keto reductase: MNYRTLGKTGWKISEIGLGTWQVGGGWGTAFDPKVAEEILHAAFDKGVNFVDTADVYDAGLSEAAVGEAVRQRSEKIYVATKCGRRIQPHINETYTIEKLRRHVEDSLRNTGLNRLDLIQLHCPPTSVYKRDEIFSLFEKLKSEGKVAAMGVSVEKVEEAKLAMEYEVVSSVQVIFNMFRQKPAEELFSVAAAKNVGLIIRVPLASGLLSGKITEDTTFSKDDHRYFNREGKAFDKGETFAGVPLEIAFPAVEELQEVFKGEGALAAIALRWILMYDEVSVVIPGASKTSQLEANVNAGQLPPLTKAQMDAVKNVYDNYIREEVHHLW; encoded by the coding sequence ATGAATTACAGAACTTTAGGAAAAACCGGTTGGAAAATTTCTGAAATAGGCCTTGGTACCTGGCAGGTTGGGGGAGGATGGGGTACGGCTTTTGATCCCAAAGTGGCAGAAGAAATTCTTCATGCCGCGTTCGACAAAGGGGTGAATTTTGTGGATACCGCTGATGTCTATGATGCAGGGCTAAGCGAAGCTGCAGTGGGAGAAGCAGTAAGACAAAGATCTGAGAAAATTTACGTAGCCACCAAGTGTGGCAGGAGAATCCAGCCGCATATAAATGAAACTTACACCATAGAGAAACTTCGTCGTCATGTGGAGGATAGCTTGCGAAATACAGGATTGAACAGGTTGGATTTGATTCAGCTACACTGTCCTCCTACATCAGTTTACAAGCGTGACGAAATATTCAGCCTGTTTGAAAAGCTAAAGTCTGAAGGCAAAGTAGCAGCCATGGGGGTGAGTGTAGAGAAAGTGGAAGAAGCCAAGCTGGCAATGGAATACGAGGTAGTTTCGAGTGTTCAGGTGATTTTCAATATGTTTAGGCAAAAACCCGCCGAAGAGTTATTCAGTGTAGCTGCTGCAAAAAATGTGGGCTTAATCATTAGGGTGCCATTGGCAAGTGGTTTACTTTCGGGAAAGATTACTGAAGACACCACTTTTTCCAAAGATGATCATCGCTATTTCAACCGGGAGGGAAAAGCTTTCGATAAAGGAGAGACTTTTGCAGGAGTACCCCTAGAGATAGCATTTCCCGCTGTTGAAGAGCTACAAGAAGTATTTAAAGGCGAGGGTGCCTTGGCGGCGATAGCGCTTCGCTGGATCCTTATGTATGATGAGGTAAGTGTCGTGATTCCCGGTGCTTCCAAAACTTCCCAGCTAGAAGCAAATGTAAATGCAGGACAACTTCCGCCTCTCACGAAGGCCCAAATGGATGCTGTAAAGAATGTTTATGATAACTACATCAGAGAAGAGGTTCATCATCTTTGGTAG
- the typA gene encoding translational GTPase TypA, with translation MQNIRNIAIIAHVDHGKTTLVDKIIHASQIFRENQQFQDLILDNNDLERERGITILSKNVSVRYKDAKINIIDTPGHADFGGEVERVLKMADGVILLVDAFEGPMPQTRFVLGKALDLGLTPIVVVNKVDKENCRPDEVQESVFELMFNLDATEEQLEFQTLYGSAKNNWMGPDWKNPTDTIFPLLDAILEHIPAPKIDEGTLQMQITSLDYSSFVGRIAIGRVRRGTIKENQQIALMKADGSIKKMKVKELHTFEGLGKLRVTEVGAGDICAVTGIEDFEIGDTIADVDNPEALPRISIDEPTMNMLFTINNSPFFGKEGKFVTSRHLRDRLMKETEKNLALRVESTDSEDKFLVYGRGILHLSVLIETMRREGYELQVGQPQVIYKEIDGVKCEPIETLVVDVPQETAGKVIELATQRKGELLIMEPKGDLQHLEFNIPSRGLIGLRNNMLTATQGEAIMNHRFTSYEPFKGPIPGRTNGSLISMEGGQCTAYAIDKLQDRGTFFVDPGDDLYAGQVIGENSRDNDIVVNVQKGKKLTNMRASGSDDNVRIVPAKKFSLEESMEYIQKDEYLEITPKSIRMRKIYLDEGERNRMSKKDA, from the coding sequence ATGCAGAATATTCGGAATATCGCGATTATCGCACACGTTGACCACGGCAAGACTACACTCGTGGACAAAATCATTCACGCTTCTCAGATCTTCAGAGAGAACCAGCAGTTTCAGGATTTGATCCTTGATAACAATGACCTGGAACGTGAAAGAGGAATTACCATTCTTTCAAAGAACGTATCCGTTCGCTACAAAGACGCTAAAATCAACATTATAGATACTCCCGGTCACGCCGATTTTGGCGGTGAAGTAGAGCGAGTCTTGAAAATGGCTGATGGCGTAATCCTTTTAGTAGATGCTTTCGAGGGGCCTATGCCCCAGACCCGATTTGTATTGGGCAAAGCGTTGGATCTTGGATTGACTCCTATCGTAGTAGTAAATAAAGTAGATAAAGAAAACTGTCGTCCTGACGAAGTGCAAGAGTCAGTTTTTGAATTGATGTTCAACTTGGATGCTACCGAAGAGCAACTGGAATTCCAGACGCTTTACGGATCGGCCAAAAATAACTGGATGGGTCCTGATTGGAAAAACCCTACTGATACAATCTTCCCACTTTTGGATGCTATCTTGGAACATATCCCAGCTCCAAAAATCGACGAAGGCACACTTCAGATGCAAATCACCTCTCTGGATTATTCCAGCTTCGTAGGCAGAATTGCTATCGGTCGTGTAAGAAGAGGCACTATTAAGGAAAATCAGCAAATCGCATTGATGAAAGCTGATGGCTCTATCAAAAAAATGAAGGTAAAAGAACTTCATACATTTGAAGGACTGGGTAAACTTAGAGTAACTGAAGTAGGTGCGGGAGATATCTGCGCAGTAACAGGAATCGAAGATTTCGAGATCGGTGATACGATCGCGGATGTGGATAATCCGGAAGCACTTCCTAGAATCTCTATCGATGAGCCTACCATGAATATGCTCTTCACCATCAACAACTCTCCTTTCTTCGGTAAAGAAGGGAAATTTGTGACTTCCCGTCACTTGAGAGACCGTCTGATGAAAGAGACCGAGAAAAACCTTGCACTTCGCGTGGAATCAACTGATTCTGAAGACAAATTCCTTGTCTATGGCCGTGGTATCCTCCACTTGTCAGTTTTAATCGAGACAATGAGAAGAGAAGGCTATGAACTCCAAGTAGGCCAGCCTCAGGTAATCTACAAAGAAATCGATGGAGTGAAATGTGAGCCTATCGAAACATTGGTAGTGGATGTACCTCAGGAAACCGCAGGAAAGGTGATCGAACTGGCTACTCAGCGTAAAGGTGAATTGCTAATCATGGAGCCAAAAGGTGATCTTCAACACTTGGAGTTCAATATACCTTCAAGAGGTTTGATTGGTTTGAGAAACAACATGCTCACTGCTACTCAAGGTGAGGCCATCATGAACCACAGGTTTACTTCCTATGAGCCATTTAAAGGTCCTATACCTGGCCGTACGAACGGCTCATTGATCTCTATGGAAGGCGGACAGTGTACAGCTTATGCCATCGACAAGCTGCAGGATCGCGGTACATTCTTCGTAGATCCGGGAGATGATCTATATGCAGGTCAGGTAATCGGTGAAAATTCCCGTGACAATGATATTGTGGTGAATGTGCAGAAAGGCAAGAAATTGACCAACATGCGTGCTTCAGGTTCTGATGACAACGTGAGAATCGTACCTGCCAAGAAGTTCTCTTTGGAAGAATCCATGGAATACATCCAAAAAGATGAGTACCTAGAGATCACTCCAAAGTCTATTCGAATGAGAAAAATCTATTTGGACGAAGGAGAAAGAAACAGAATGTCGAAGAAAGACGCTTAA